A single genomic interval of Nonomuraea rubra harbors:
- a CDS encoding pyridoxal phosphate-dependent aminotransferase, with protein MRPNIRFAHVQPFDIDRVAAAAGADPDVLRMENLDTDVPPPPVAVEATRRSLEEGTGNSWLPFTGLPELCAAVAADLRARTGHDYDPVRQIAITSGGTSAVMPVLLATTEPGDPVVLTDPTYAGLLQRVRLSGARPHLVPLRVDGGHWRLDREALAGVSGAAALLLMSPSMPSGVVLDREDWAQVAQVCERTGAYLIYDAAMERIVFDGHPRINPCQVGGLAERTIIIGSMSKEYRMIGWRIGWVAGPADIMSRVMVATIYNTTVASGFHQLGAAAALRDPSGVAEAVAEYQARHETVAAQLDGLPLVRAGGGWSCLVDAEAMGLTAGALSARLLERGRVAATPMTAWGETVAARFVRLVFSNEPVERLAGLRARFEAALA; from the coding sequence ATGCGACCCAACATCCGCTTCGCGCACGTCCAGCCGTTCGACATCGACAGGGTCGCCGCGGCGGCCGGAGCCGACCCGGACGTGCTGCGCATGGAGAACCTCGACACCGACGTGCCGCCCCCGCCCGTGGCCGTCGAGGCCACCAGGCGCTCGCTTGAGGAGGGCACGGGCAACAGCTGGCTGCCGTTCACCGGCCTGCCCGAGCTGTGCGCGGCGGTGGCCGCCGACCTGCGGGCCCGCACCGGGCACGACTACGACCCGGTGCGCCAGATCGCCATCACCTCCGGCGGCACGTCGGCCGTGATGCCCGTGCTGCTGGCCACCACGGAGCCCGGGGACCCGGTGGTGCTCACCGACCCCACGTACGCGGGGCTGCTCCAGCGCGTACGGCTGTCGGGCGCCCGTCCCCATCTCGTGCCGCTGCGCGTGGACGGCGGGCACTGGCGGCTGGACCGCGAGGCGCTGGCCGGGGTGAGCGGCGCCGCGGCCCTGCTGCTGATGAGCCCGTCGATGCCGTCGGGCGTCGTCCTCGACCGGGAGGACTGGGCGCAGGTCGCCCAGGTGTGCGAGCGCACCGGCGCGTACCTGATCTACGACGCCGCCATGGAGCGCATCGTCTTCGACGGCCATCCGCGGATCAACCCGTGCCAGGTCGGCGGCCTGGCCGAGCGCACGATCATCATCGGCTCGATGTCCAAGGAGTACCGCATGATCGGCTGGCGGATCGGCTGGGTCGCCGGCCCCGCGGACATCATGTCCCGCGTCATGGTGGCGACCATCTACAACACCACCGTGGCCAGCGGCTTCCACCAGCTCGGCGCCGCGGCCGCGCTCAGGGACCCGTCGGGCGTGGCGGAGGCGGTGGCCGAGTACCAGGCCCGCCACGAGACGGTGGCCGCCCAGCTCGACGGCCTGCCGCTGGTACGGGCAGGCGGTGGCTGGTCGTGCCTGGTGGACGCCGAGGCCATGGGGCTGACGGCCGGCGCCCTGTCGGCCCGCCTGCTCGAACGCGGCCGCGTCGCCGCCACCCCCATGACGGCGTGGGGCGAGACGGTGGCGGCGCGGTTCGTCCGCCTCGTGTTCAGCAACGAGCCGGTCGAGCGCCTGGCCGGGCTGCGCGCCAGGTTCGAGGCCGCGCTGGCCTGA
- a CDS encoding VOC family protein: MTRTVYALTRYEDCQAAIDFLTSAFGFRVHEVSKNDEGVVHHAELLAGDDMIMVGQGRPGGPGIYVAVDDVDAHHDRARTAGAKITMDLVDQPYGSREYGCQDPQGNPWFFGTYRP; encoded by the coding sequence ATGACACGCACTGTTTACGCACTGACCCGCTACGAGGACTGCCAGGCCGCGATCGACTTTCTGACCAGCGCCTTCGGCTTCCGCGTGCACGAGGTCTCCAAGAACGACGAGGGCGTCGTCCACCACGCCGAGCTGCTCGCCGGCGACGACATGATCATGGTCGGTCAGGGCAGGCCCGGCGGGCCCGGCATCTACGTCGCCGTGGACGACGTCGACGCCCACCACGACCGCGCCAGGACGGCGGGCGCGAAGATCACCATGGACCTGGTCGACCAGCCGTACGGCTCGCGCGAGTACGGCTGCCAGGACCCCCAGGGCAACCCCTGGTTCTTCGGCACCTACCGGCCGTGA
- a CDS encoding tetratricopeptide repeat protein, producing MTEERSHLRVQGEPPARWGAVRLLTPLIDAHRRPHGPYSFAAELLRRLVPTVLRRSPELVAAHDIEILAAAPGLAGTVRAGRVTIDMELPDEERILVPAPRRTLRLANGIAEFVRDAVRPGRAIAVCNAGAADPTDIELLDVMMRRIPPGTLTIMTYSGGPEPPPDTRDADELWAVVDRCTREGFLHAVAELGELGMAATPPGEPSWWHFAQRTATALGGLGRTGEARAVWDRVRLVSQDPAMHAAAAYGTAMLDARHPDPAQRDLTRARAWINEAIAISTILPDPAERAFKLGFDRNGLALIELRQGRPDAALALVESAIELARELGERHRPHRMVLLANRAQLLAGLGRTKEALEDYGAAIAIDPGFPDQYLERGNLLFKLGRHEEAMADFEQAMRAGPPLPEAYYNRAELHAVRGDAGAALEDLGRVIELDPGYLDAYINRAGLLAGYERDEEARADVETGLRLAPENPYLLTVLGQLETAAGRYAEAEVALARALERAPDLVSAWASRGALRYATGDLEGAVGDLTHAIALHPQPDLYANRAIALRALGRRAEAEADDHRAAGAADGTIGV from the coding sequence GTGACTGAGGAGAGGTCCCACCTCAGGGTCCAGGGCGAACCACCCGCCCGATGGGGGGCCGTGCGGCTGCTGACGCCGTTGATCGACGCGCATCGCCGGCCGCACGGCCCCTACTCCTTCGCCGCGGAGCTGCTACGCAGGCTGGTGCCGACGGTGCTGCGGCGTTCCCCTGAGCTGGTGGCCGCTCACGACATCGAGATCCTGGCGGCCGCCCCCGGGCTGGCCGGGACCGTACGGGCCGGGCGGGTGACCATCGACATGGAGCTGCCCGACGAGGAGCGCATCCTCGTGCCCGCGCCCCGCCGTACGTTGCGGCTGGCCAACGGGATCGCGGAGTTCGTCCGCGACGCCGTACGGCCTGGGCGGGCGATCGCGGTGTGCAACGCCGGCGCGGCCGACCCGACGGACATCGAGCTGCTGGACGTCATGATGCGCCGGATCCCGCCCGGCACTCTGACGATCATGACGTACTCCGGGGGCCCCGAGCCCCCGCCCGACACCCGTGACGCCGACGAGCTCTGGGCCGTCGTGGACCGCTGCACCCGCGAGGGCTTCCTGCACGCCGTGGCGGAGCTGGGGGAGCTCGGCATGGCCGCCACGCCCCCGGGCGAGCCGAGCTGGTGGCACTTCGCCCAGCGCACCGCGACCGCGCTCGGCGGCCTGGGGCGTACCGGCGAGGCCCGCGCCGTCTGGGACCGGGTGCGCCTGGTCAGCCAGGATCCGGCGATGCACGCCGCCGCCGCGTACGGCACCGCCATGCTCGACGCCCGCCACCCCGACCCCGCCCAGCGCGACCTGACCAGGGCCAGGGCCTGGATCAACGAGGCCATCGCGATCTCCACCATCCTGCCCGACCCCGCCGAGCGGGCCTTCAAGCTCGGCTTCGACCGCAACGGCCTGGCGCTGATCGAGTTACGGCAGGGCCGGCCGGACGCCGCGCTGGCGCTGGTGGAGTCAGCCATCGAGCTGGCGCGCGAGCTGGGGGAGCGCCACCGGCCGCACCGGATGGTGCTGCTGGCCAACCGGGCCCAGCTCCTGGCCGGGCTGGGCAGGACCAAGGAGGCGCTGGAGGACTACGGGGCGGCGATCGCGATCGATCCCGGCTTTCCCGACCAGTACCTGGAACGTGGCAATCTGCTGTTCAAGCTCGGCCGCCACGAGGAGGCCATGGCGGACTTCGAGCAGGCCATGCGGGCCGGGCCGCCGCTGCCCGAGGCGTACTACAACCGGGCGGAGCTGCACGCCGTGCGGGGGGACGCCGGGGCGGCGCTGGAGGACCTGGGGCGGGTGATCGAGCTCGACCCCGGTTACCTGGACGCCTACATCAACCGTGCCGGGCTGCTGGCCGGGTACGAGCGGGACGAGGAGGCCAGGGCCGACGTCGAGACCGGGCTCCGGCTGGCGCCGGAGAACCCGTACCTGCTGACGGTGCTCGGCCAGCTCGAGACGGCGGCGGGCCGGTACGCCGAGGCCGAGGTGGCGCTGGCGCGGGCGCTGGAACGGGCGCCGGACCTGGTGTCGGCCTGGGCCAGCCGGGGCGCGCTCCGGTACGCGACCGGCGACCTGGAGGGCGCGGTCGGCGACCTGACGCACGCCATCGCGCTCCACCCCCAGCCCGACCTGTACGCCAACCGTGCGATCGCCCTGCGGGCCCTGGGCCGTCGCGCCGAGGCGGAGGCGGACGACCATCGGGCGGCGGGCGCGGCTGATGGGACCATTGGCGTATGA
- a CDS encoding helix-turn-helix domain-containing protein: MTTPGLAMLEATPSAALRPYVTRLCAYREHYAAPVTRSEMAMAGSVLILAFGTPMEAGGQRVTAFGGGLGDRFTVTRVAGPSEGVEVFLTPFGARRLYGVPMRHLTNRVVPIADLLGPRADLMVERLAATSSWRARLALADRLLCERIAAGPTLGPELPWAWARLVESGGRLGVSSLAESLGWSHRHLVARFHDQVGLPPKTAARVIRFGRALRLLRAGTAPAEAAAECGFYDQAHMNREFRVLGDTTPGQIYPRPGGAAEAS; the protein is encoded by the coding sequence ATGACGACGCCGGGGCTGGCCATGCTGGAGGCCACCCCCAGCGCTGCCCTGCGGCCGTACGTGACCCGCCTGTGCGCCTACCGCGAGCACTACGCCGCGCCGGTGACCAGGTCGGAGATGGCGATGGCCGGCTCCGTGCTGATCCTGGCCTTCGGCACGCCGATGGAGGCGGGCGGGCAGCGGGTCACGGCGTTCGGCGGCGGTCTCGGCGACCGCTTCACCGTCACCCGCGTCGCCGGGCCGTCGGAGGGAGTGGAGGTGTTCCTCACCCCGTTCGGCGCCCGGCGCCTGTACGGCGTGCCGATGCGGCACCTGACGAACCGGGTGGTGCCCATCGCCGACCTGCTCGGCCCGCGGGCGGACCTGATGGTGGAGCGGCTGGCCGCGACGTCGTCCTGGCGGGCCAGGCTGGCGCTGGCCGACCGGCTGCTGTGCGAGCGGATCGCGGCGGGCCCCACGCTGGGGCCCGAGCTGCCGTGGGCGTGGGCGCGGCTGGTGGAGTCCGGCGGCCGGCTGGGCGTGTCGTCGCTGGCCGAGTCGCTGGGCTGGAGTCACCGCCATCTCGTCGCCCGCTTCCACGACCAGGTGGGGCTGCCGCCGAAGACGGCGGCCCGGGTCATCAGGTTCGGGCGGGCGCTGCGGCTGCTGCGCGCGGGCACGGCCCCGGCCGAGGCGGCGGCGGAGTGCGGCTTCTACGACCAGGCGCACATGAACCGCGAGTTCAGGGTGCTGGGCGACACCACGCCGGGTCAGATTTATCCAAGACCGGGCGGCGCCGCCGAGGCATCGTGA
- a CDS encoding inorganic phosphate transporter, with product MPLDAFALVVVAGLFAVVAGINDGGALLATGLKLPAVRPVTGIAVLAGFVAVVPLVTHQVALTFVTRLGSFQEPGGRIATVVAVVSALAVVSVLSAKGRPTSLTLAVVGGLTGAGLGWGLRVSPGWVALVLAFGLAAPFAGGLLAWVLIRVLVATTTARGLARWHWAGFLLQTLAYAANDAQKMLAVFMIALGFTGAPPQYTTLAAVLFAFGILYGLPKAGRTLSREIIVSRPPHGVAAELASGAAVIGCAAAGMPVSMTQAIAGGLIGAGVAQGGGRVRWYAAGRIAAAWLLTLPASGLLGWGLALLVKGFASVRLS from the coding sequence ATGCCGTTGGACGCCTTCGCGCTGGTCGTGGTGGCCGGCCTGTTCGCCGTCGTGGCGGGGATCAACGACGGGGGCGCGCTCCTGGCGACCGGGCTCAAGCTGCCCGCGGTGCGCCCGGTGACGGGGATCGCGGTGCTGGCCGGGTTCGTCGCGGTCGTGCCGCTGGTCACGCACCAGGTGGCGTTGACGTTCGTGACCCGGCTGGGCTCCTTCCAGGAGCCCGGCGGCCGGATCGCGACGGTCGTCGCGGTGGTCTCGGCGCTCGCCGTGGTGAGCGTGCTCAGCGCGAAGGGCCGCCCGACCAGCCTGACGCTGGCCGTGGTCGGCGGGCTCACCGGGGCCGGGCTGGGCTGGGGGCTGCGGGTCTCGCCCGGGTGGGTGGCGCTGGTGCTGGCGTTCGGGCTGGCGGCGCCGTTCGCCGGCGGGCTGCTGGCGTGGGTGCTCATCCGGGTGCTGGTGGCCACCACCACGGCACGGGGGCTGGCGCGCTGGCACTGGGCGGGCTTCCTGCTGCAGACGCTGGCGTACGCGGCCAACGACGCGCAGAAGATGCTGGCCGTGTTCATGATCGCGCTGGGTTTCACCGGCGCCCCGCCGCAGTACACGACGCTGGCGGCCGTGCTGTTCGCCTTCGGCATCCTGTACGGGCTGCCCAAGGCGGGCCGCACGCTGAGCCGCGAGATCATCGTCTCCCGGCCCCCGCACGGGGTCGCGGCCGAGCTGGCTTCGGGCGCCGCGGTGATCGGGTGCGCGGCGGCCGGCATGCCGGTGAGCATGACGCAGGCCATCGCCGGCGGCCTCATCGGCGCGGGCGTGGCGCAGGGCGGCGGCCGGGTCCGCTGGTACGCGGCCGGCCGGATCGCCGCCGCCTGGCTGCTGACGCTGCCCGCCAGCGGCCTGCTGGGCTGGGGGCTGGCCCTGCTGGTGAAGGGGTTCGCGAGCGTGAGGCTGTCATGA
- a CDS encoding GNAT family N-acetyltransferase yields the protein MTLTIRRYRWSDLDTILALHRICLAEVGLVPGDGVYYDDDFPRIQEIYLACGGDFLVGETGSRVVAMGGLRPVDTGTAEICRLRVHPEFQRRGYGAAMLIALERRAVELGFHSVRGDTTLNQEAALALYERQGWRELSREQVGGLTVVYGEKRLLPPAVLEF from the coding sequence ATGACACTGACCATCAGACGGTATCGGTGGTCGGATCTCGACACCATCCTCGCACTCCACCGGATCTGCCTCGCGGAGGTGGGCCTGGTACCCGGTGACGGCGTCTACTACGACGACGACTTCCCCCGCATCCAGGAGATCTACCTGGCCTGCGGCGGCGACTTCCTCGTCGGCGAGACCGGCTCGCGGGTCGTGGCCATGGGCGGGCTGAGACCCGTCGACACCGGCACGGCGGAGATCTGCCGGTTAAGAGTGCATCCCGAGTTCCAGCGGCGCGGCTACGGCGCGGCCATGCTCATCGCGCTCGAACGGCGTGCGGTGGAGCTCGGGTTCCACAGCGTCAGAGGAGACACGACACTCAACCAGGAAGCCGCGCTGGCGCTGTACGAACGCCAGGGCTGGCGCGAGCTGTCAAGGGAGCAGGTGGGCGGCCTGACGGTCGTCTACGGCGAGAAACGCCTGCTGCCGCCGGCGGTCCTGGAGTTCTAG
- a CDS encoding MBL fold metallo-hydrolase — protein sequence MTVLGGCGAWPGAGQACSGYVVEDEGFRVLIDPGYATLPRLLALMGAADVDAVLVTHGHPDHCSDLNPLLRARALADEPAPPLPVHAPPGALDAVMALDRPRMLAAALTIHDLRPGRPCELGPFRLDVFDLPHHVPNAGLRLTSAAGRVIAYTGDTGPSTELVSLAKDADLLLAEATYPERVPEEDAPYLSSARDAGRTAASAGAARLLLTHLWPDTPAEPVLAAAAASYPGTLSVATAGLTVDLT from the coding sequence ATGACCGTGCTGGGCGGGTGCGGGGCGTGGCCGGGAGCCGGTCAGGCGTGCAGCGGTTACGTCGTCGAGGACGAGGGCTTCCGGGTGCTCATCGACCCCGGGTACGCCACCCTGCCCAGGCTGCTGGCACTCATGGGCGCCGCCGACGTGGACGCGGTCCTGGTCACCCACGGCCACCCCGACCACTGCTCCGACCTCAACCCGCTGCTGCGGGCCCGCGCGCTGGCCGACGAGCCGGCCCCGCCGCTGCCCGTCCACGCCCCGCCGGGCGCGCTCGACGCGGTCATGGCGCTGGACAGGCCGCGCATGCTGGCCGCCGCCCTGACGATCCACGACCTGCGGCCCGGCCGGCCGTGCGAGCTCGGCCCGTTCCGCCTGGACGTCTTCGACCTGCCCCACCACGTGCCGAACGCCGGGCTGCGGCTGACGTCCGCGGCCGGCCGGGTGATCGCCTACACCGGCGACACCGGTCCGTCCACCGAGCTGGTCTCCCTGGCCAAGGACGCGGACCTGCTGCTGGCCGAGGCGACCTACCCGGAGCGCGTCCCGGAGGAGGACGCCCCCTACCTCTCCAGCGCCCGCGACGCCGGCCGCACCGCGGCGTCGGCGGGAGCGGCCCGCCTGCTGCTCACGCACCTGTGGCCCGACACCCCCGCCGAGCCCGTACTCGCCGCCGCTGCCGCGTCCTACCCGGGCACCCTGTCCGTCGCCACGGCGGGCCTCACCGTGGATCTCACCTGA
- the purU gene encoding formyltetrahydrofolate deformylase, which produces MTSPAEYILTLSCPDRPGVVAAVSGLLAGHGCNIIESQQFGDRVGQRFFMRVQFAGGPGEDELNAAFAALAPDFAMEFKLRDVARKPRVLIMVSKFDHCLNDLLYRVRSKALDIEIAAVVSNHPDLRPLTQSNGIDYHHLPVTPETKPKQEAEVLALVEHYQVDLVVLARYMQVLSEDLCEKLAGRAINIHHSFLPSFKGAKPYHQAHNRGVKLIGATAHYVTADLDEGPIIEQEVARVNHSHSPEDLVAMGRDVECLALARAVRWHAEQRVLLDGHKTIVFPR; this is translated from the coding sequence ATGACCAGCCCCGCCGAATACATCCTGACGCTGTCCTGTCCCGACCGGCCCGGTGTCGTGGCCGCCGTCTCCGGCCTGCTCGCCGGGCACGGATGCAACATCATCGAGAGCCAGCAGTTCGGCGACAGGGTGGGGCAGCGCTTCTTCATGCGCGTGCAGTTCGCGGGAGGGCCGGGGGAGGACGAGCTCAACGCCGCCTTCGCCGCGCTCGCGCCCGACTTCGCCATGGAGTTCAAGCTGCGCGACGTGGCCAGGAAGCCGCGCGTGCTGATCATGGTGAGCAAGTTCGACCACTGCCTGAACGACCTGCTTTACCGCGTACGCTCCAAAGCCCTCGACATCGAGATCGCCGCAGTCGTGTCCAACCACCCCGACCTGCGGCCGCTCACCCAGTCCAACGGCATCGACTACCACCACCTGCCGGTCACCCCGGAGACCAAGCCGAAGCAGGAGGCCGAGGTGCTGGCGCTAGTCGAGCACTACCAGGTCGACCTGGTAGTGCTGGCCCGCTACATGCAGGTGCTCTCCGAGGACCTGTGCGAGAAGCTGGCGGGGCGGGCGATCAACATCCACCACTCGTTCCTGCCGTCGTTCAAGGGCGCCAAGCCCTACCACCAGGCCCACAACCGCGGGGTCAAGCTCATCGGCGCCACGGCCCACTACGTGACCGCCGACCTCGACGAGGGGCCGATCATCGAGCAGGAGGTGGCCAGGGTCAACCACAGCCACTCTCCCGAGGACCTGGTGGCCATGGGGCGCGACGTGGAGTGCCTGGCGCTGGCCAGGGCGGTCAGGTGGCACGCCGAGCAGCGGGTGCTGCTCGACGGCCACAAGACCATCGTCTTCCCGAGGTGA
- a CDS encoding NUDIX domain-containing protein, translating into MDDRPAARVVCLDRDGRVLLMHWYDSVDDAEVWEPPGGRLEPGETPLEAARRELGEETGLPGAAVLDRHVEVDRDFRWLGTRFLKRELFYLARFAGERPEVVPGALTEEERGAFRGYVWAEELPEGVEPPELAKVVERLTRDPR; encoded by the coding sequence ATGGACGACCGTCCCGCCGCGCGCGTGGTCTGCCTCGACCGCGACGGGCGGGTGCTGCTGATGCACTGGTACGACTCGGTCGACGACGCGGAGGTCTGGGAGCCGCCGGGCGGCAGGCTGGAGCCCGGTGAGACCCCCTTGGAGGCCGCCAGGCGGGAGCTGGGCGAGGAGACGGGGCTGCCCGGCGCGGCGGTGCTGGATCGCCACGTCGAGGTCGATCGGGACTTCCGGTGGCTGGGGACGCGGTTCCTGAAGCGGGAGCTGTTCTACCTGGCGAGGTTCGCCGGGGAGCGGCCGGAGGTGGTTCCCGGGGCGCTGACGGAGGAGGAGCGCGGGGCGTTCCGCGGTTACGTGTGGGCCGAGGAGCTGCCGGAGGGCGTCGAGCCGCCCGAGCTGGCCAAGGTCGTCGAGCGGCTCACGCGAGATCCACGGTGA
- a CDS encoding TetR/AcrR family transcriptional regulator, with amino-acid sequence MGTRGRQAEAARNDLRLLRAAHEVFTTQGFDAPVSAIAKQAGIGMGSLYRRYRTKEELFQRLCLIAMERVVEAAEAGLAEPDPWEGLALYVRTCVANRAGALAPVAGTIEVTDEMWRTSRRADEAAERLVTRAHEAGVLRDDVTMLDISLLMEQFSRPAAGPPRPEHEHVKQRLLAIALDGLRPPGRTELPGEAPAMEWYERRWGTPP; translated from the coding sequence ATGGGCACACGCGGCAGGCAGGCCGAGGCGGCACGCAACGATCTGCGGCTGCTGCGCGCGGCGCACGAGGTCTTCACCACGCAGGGCTTCGACGCGCCCGTGTCTGCCATCGCCAAGCAGGCGGGCATCGGCATGGGCAGCCTCTACCGCCGCTACCGCACCAAGGAGGAGCTGTTCCAGCGCCTGTGCCTGATCGCCATGGAGCGGGTGGTGGAGGCGGCGGAGGCGGGGCTGGCGGAGCCCGATCCGTGGGAGGGCCTGGCGCTCTACGTACGCACCTGCGTGGCCAACAGGGCCGGCGCGCTGGCGCCGGTCGCGGGCACGATCGAGGTCACCGACGAGATGTGGCGCACCTCGCGCCGCGCGGACGAGGCGGCCGAGCGGCTGGTCACCCGCGCGCACGAGGCCGGCGTGCTCAGGGACGACGTCACCATGCTGGACATCTCGCTGCTCATGGAGCAGTTCAGCCGCCCGGCGGCGGGGCCGCCCCGCCCGGAGCACGAGCACGTCAAGCAGCGCCTGCTGGCCATCGCCCTCGACGGCCTGCGCCCGCCCGGCCGGACGGAGCTGCCGGGCGAGGCGCCCGCCATGGAGTGGTACGAACGGCGCTGGGGAACCCCTCCGTAG
- a CDS encoding DUF47 domain-containing protein, whose product MKRLRRIRDLMSGRMDGALTEALLGQLKATKEGAWLAMAMIGGEVGRTGAHEQMRSIEHLGDEERARLIDELKTALVTPIDREDLFRLSRSIDDVLDSLRDFVRESHLYRVPDQIRFTPMLDQVIVGIEALEEAVRSLASRPSAVSHDALEAKKAGGAIRRMYQYEISRIFSGEITADALKERELVRRLEIVGVAIGEAADAIADGAMKR is encoded by the coding sequence GTGAAGCGGCTGCGGCGGATCAGGGATCTCATGTCCGGGCGCATGGACGGCGCGCTCACGGAAGCGCTGCTCGGGCAGCTCAAGGCCACCAAGGAAGGAGCGTGGCTGGCCATGGCCATGATCGGCGGAGAGGTCGGCAGGACGGGGGCGCACGAGCAGATGCGCTCGATCGAGCACCTGGGCGACGAGGAGCGCGCCCGGCTCATCGACGAGCTCAAGACCGCCCTGGTCACGCCGATCGACCGGGAGGACCTGTTCCGGCTGTCGCGCTCGATCGACGACGTGCTCGACTCGTTGCGGGACTTCGTCCGCGAGTCCCACCTGTACCGGGTGCCGGACCAGATCCGCTTCACCCCGATGCTCGACCAGGTCATCGTGGGCATCGAGGCGCTGGAGGAGGCCGTGCGCAGCCTGGCCTCGCGGCCGTCGGCGGTCTCCCACGACGCGCTGGAGGCGAAGAAGGCGGGCGGGGCCATCCGGCGGATGTACCAGTACGAGATCTCCCGCATCTTCTCCGGGGAGATCACCGCGGACGCGTTGAAGGAGAGGGAGCTGGTGCGGCGGCTGGAGATCGTGGGCGTGGCCATCGGCGAGGCGGCCGACGCCATCGCCGACGGGGCGATGAAGCGCTGA
- a CDS encoding DMT family transporter: MAVVAAPRPLLGAVLLLFVSAAWGSAFPLMKDLIHRLPVEDLLAERYLLAALTLFLIKPGCLRGLSRDTWLNGALLGVMFGVGQVGQAMALGSLPSAVSGFAVGCSVVITPILSLVLFKDPVRRRVWAGVALAVAGMAVFTLVRGVEDRGISMLALGVTLTAAALYSGHTLLLGRLSERPTGFPAYALTVIQLFTIGVLTGGFAVRDGISVPVGPSDWTILLHLSVISCALGFLARSHAQAHLPAVPSQILMSTQPLWVAAIAVIWFHEQMGWSMVVGGLLMGGATLLALPSRSEARGKERRRLLFVARRAAKVLESHRIKREDPLRLQRGVAPYIAKSACADSASCPWQTRSLKGGAEPSLERLIERATHIVRAKNLPGPGCCQSVTLLGRCLCDLMEESEQVHTTRLQRWFRS; the protein is encoded by the coding sequence ATGGCAGTCGTGGCCGCTCCCCGCCCCCTTCTGGGAGCCGTGCTTCTGTTGTTCGTCAGCGCCGCTTGGGGGTCGGCCTTCCCGCTGATGAAAGATCTCATCCACCGGTTACCAGTGGAGGACCTGCTCGCCGAGCGTTACCTGCTGGCCGCGCTGACGCTGTTCCTCATCAAGCCCGGCTGCCTGCGGGGGCTGTCGCGCGACACGTGGCTGAACGGGGCCCTGCTCGGTGTGATGTTCGGGGTGGGGCAGGTGGGCCAGGCCATGGCGCTCGGCAGCCTGCCGTCCGCGGTGTCCGGGTTCGCCGTCGGGTGCAGCGTGGTGATCACGCCGATCCTGTCGCTGGTGCTGTTCAAGGACCCGGTGCGGCGGCGCGTCTGGGCCGGGGTCGCCCTCGCGGTGGCGGGCATGGCCGTCTTCACGCTGGTGCGCGGGGTGGAGGATCGCGGCATCTCGATGCTCGCGCTCGGCGTCACGCTCACCGCCGCCGCGCTCTACTCCGGCCACACCCTGCTGCTCGGGCGGCTGTCCGAACGGCCCACCGGCTTTCCCGCGTACGCGCTGACCGTGATCCAGCTCTTCACCATCGGGGTGCTCACGGGTGGCTTCGCCGTACGCGACGGGATCTCCGTGCCGGTCGGGCCGTCCGACTGGACGATCCTGCTGCACCTGTCGGTGATCTCGTGCGCGCTGGGCTTTCTGGCACGTTCCCACGCGCAGGCGCACCTGCCGGCGGTGCCCAGCCAGATCCTCATGTCGACCCAGCCGCTCTGGGTGGCGGCGATCGCGGTGATCTGGTTCCACGAGCAGATGGGCTGGAGCATGGTCGTGGGCGGGCTGCTGATGGGCGGTGCGACGCTGCTCGCGCTGCCCAGCAGGAGCGAGGCCAGGGGTAAGGAACGCCGCCGGTTGCTGTTCGTCGCCCGCCGGGCGGCCAAGGTGCTCGAAAGCCACCGGATCAAACGCGAGGACCCGCTGCGCCTCCAGCGCGGCGTGGCGCCGTACATCGCCAAGAGCGCCTGCGCGGACTCGGCCTCCTGTCCCTGGCAGACCCGGTCGCTCAAGGGAGGGGCGGAGCCGAGCCTGGAGCGGTTGATCGAGCGGGCAACCCACATCGTGCGGGCGAAGAACCTGCCCGGGCCCGGCTGCTGCCAGTCGGTCACGCTGCTGGGCAGGTGCCTGTGCGACTTGATGGAGGAATCCGAGCAGGTACATACCACACGATTGCAGCGTTGGTTTCGGTCCTAA